One region of Wyeomyia smithii strain HCP4-BCI-WySm-NY-G18 chromosome 3, ASM2978416v1, whole genome shotgun sequence genomic DNA includes:
- the LOC129728141 gene encoding uncharacterized protein LOC129728141, whose translation MAEKLVSFPKLNGSNYDNWSFRMKLLLTKEGNWIAVAGTKPEPVTEVWKLKDEQALASIGLAVEDNQLIHIRKAKSAAEAWKALENFHVKRTLTTMVSVMRKICSLRLEKHGDMEAHVSKLAELFEKLHNLQPGKILDDEWLVAILFSSLPEEYETLVTALEARPEEDLTLDMVKGKLIDEWHKKKQRNGDEDDSEAVLYADSKTETDRCFFCKKLGHQKANCEKFRVWRAAKESVSVTKQPKAGTKQPKVVTKQHKANNVSQRNEDHSRSLLVAAIKRKNCGY comes from the coding sequence ATGGCAGAAAAACTGGTGTCGTTTCCGAAACTCAATGGTTCCAACTACGATAATTGGAGTTTCAGAATGAAACTGTTACTGACGAAAGAGGGCAATTGGATTGCTGTAGCGGGCACGAAGCCAGAACCGGTCACGGAAGTATGGAAGTTAAAGGACGAGCAAGCGCTGGCATCAATAGGATTGGCCGTGGAAGACAACCAGTTAATCCACATAAGGAAGGCCAAATCGGCAGCTGAGGCGTGGAAAGCTCTTGAAAACTTTCATGTGAAGAGGACGTTGACGACGATGGTATCCGTGATGCGGAAAATCTGCAGTCTACGCCTGGAAAAACACGGTGACATGGAAGCACACGTTTCGAAGCTGGCGGAGTTGTTTGAGAAGCTTCACAATCTGCAACCGGGAAAAATCCTTGACGACGAGTGGTTGGTTGCTATTTTGTTTAGCAGTCTACCGGAGGAGTACGAGACGTTGGTAACCGCTCTCGAAGCCCGTCCAGAAGAAGATTTGACCCTCGACATGGTAAAGGGTAAGCTTATCGATGAATGGCATAAAAAGAAACAGCGCAATGGCGACGAAGACGACTCTGAGGCCGTGCTGTATGCTGATTCGAAAACCGAAACGGATCGGTGTTTCTTCTGCAAAAAGTTGGGGCACCAGAAAGCAAATTGTGAAAAATTCCGAGTATGGAGAGCTGCGAAGGAAAGTGTTAGCGTAACCAAGCAGCCGAAAGCTGGGACTAAGCAACCAAAAGTGGTAACCAAGCAGCATAAAGCCAACAACGTGTCGCAGCGCAACGAAGATCACTCTCGTTCCTTACTGGTTGCGGCAATCAAACGGAAAAACTGTGGATATTAG
- the LOC129728142 gene encoding uncharacterized protein LOC129728142 — protein MKIRSKGRGAGRINVIDGTGRERDVPIECALFVPEMKSNLLYVKKIVRKGFVVIFDAIGAKSSFGDIKFYLDIEVERDNYGDFFISQRKYIDDVVRSVGLQDAKVSTVPIDPGYGNTEEDELLLPSNQQYQKVVGQLLYIAVNSRPDIAAAISILSRKVSCPTQRDRNELKRMVRYLKGTSGLKLRLSSRGDSSALIGFADVDWAECRSDRKSNSGYIFKYSGGTISWACRKQSCVLLSTAEAEFVALSEASQEAVWLQRLLHDLGEKTEVALFEDNQSCLKMLESDKFSNRTKHIPTKIHFAKDLQN, from the exons ATGAAAATTCGTTCAAAGGGCCGCGGTGCTGGGCGGATCAATGTCATCGATGGCACTGGTCGAGAGCGTGATGTGCCGATAGAATGTGCCTTGTTCGTTCCGGAAATGAAGTCCAATTTGCTTTATGTGAAAAAAATCGTGCGAAAAGGATTCGTTGTAATATTCGATGCCATCGGAGCGAAAAG TAGTTTTGGGGATATCAAGTTTTACTTGGACATTGAAGTCGAGCGAGATAATTATGGAGATTTCTTCATCAGTCAGCGGAAGTACATTGATGATGTCGTACGTTCTGTTGGTTTACAGGATGCAAAAGTTTCAACCGTGCCAATTGATCCTGGATATGGCAATACAGAAGAAGATGAGCTCTTGTTACctagcaatcaacaatatcaAAAGGTGGTTGGTCAATTGTTGTACATTGCAGTCAACAGCAGACCAGATATCGCAGCGGCCATTTCCATCCTTAGTCGTAAGGTAAGTTGCCCGACCCAAAGAGACCGGAACGAGCTGAAAAGAATGGTTCGCTACCTGAAGGGGACTAGTGGTCTGAAGCTTAGACTGAGCAGCAGAGGTGACTCTTCTGCCCTGATTGGATTTGCTGACGTCGACTGGGCAGAATGTCGTAGCGATCGAAAATCTAACAGTGGATATATCTTCAAGTACAGCGGCGGCACTATTTCATGGGCTTGCCGGAAACAATCTTGCGTTTTATTGTCTACAGCAGAAGCAGAATTTGTAGCGCTTTCAGAAGCATCCCAAGAGGCAGTTTGGCTGCAGAGACTGTTACATGATCTGGGAGAGAAAACCGAAGTTGCGTTGTTCGAAGATAACCAGAGTTGTTTGAAGATGCTGGAATCCGACAAGTTCAGTAACCGTACAAAACACATTCCGACGAAAATCCATTTTGCCAAAGATTTACAGAATTAG